A window of the Pongo abelii isolate AG06213 chromosome 10, NHGRI_mPonAbe1-v2.0_pri, whole genome shotgun sequence genome harbors these coding sequences:
- the LOC100937267 gene encoding keratin, type II cuticular Hb1 → MTCGSGFGGRAFSCISACGPRPGRCCITAAPYRGISCYRGLTGGFGSHSVCGGFRAGSCGRSFGYRSGGVCGPSPPCITTVSVNESLLTPLNLEIDPNAQCVKQEEKEQIKSLNSRFAAFIDKVRFLEQQNKLLETKLQFYQNRECCQSNLEPLFEGYIETLRREAECVEADSGRLASELNHVQEVLEGYKKKYEEEVSLRATAENEFVALKKDVDCAYLRKSDLEANVEALIQEIDFLRRLYEEEIRILQSHISDTSVVVKLDNSRDLNMDCIVAEIKAQYDDIVTRSRAEAESWYRSKCEEMKATVIRHGETLRRTKEEINELNRMIQRLTAEVENAKCQNSKLEAAVAQSEQQGEAALSDARCKLAELEGALQKAKQDMACLIREYQEVMNSKLGLDIEIATYRRLLEGEEQRLCEGIGAVNVCVSSSRGGVVCGDLCVSGSRPVTGSVCSAPCNGNVAVSTGLCAPCGQLNTTCGGGSCGVGSCGISSLGVGSCGNSCRKC, encoded by the exons ATGACCTGCGGATCAGGATTTGGTGGCCGCGCCTTCAGCTGCATCTCGGCCTGCGGGCCCCGGCCCGGCCGCTGCTGCATCACCGCCGCCCCCTACCGCGGCATCTCCTGCTACCGCGGCCTCACCGGGGGCTTCGGCAGCCACAGCGTGTGCGGGGGCTTTCGGGCCGGCTCCTGCGGACGCAGCTTCGGCTACCGCTCCGGAGGCGTGTGCGGGCCCAGCCCCCCATGCATCACCACCGTGTCGGTCAACGAGAGCCTCCTCACGCCCCTCAACCTGGAGATCGACCCCAACGCGCAGTGCGtgaagcaggaggagaaggagcagaTCAAATCCCTCAACAGCAGGTTCGCGGCCTTCATCGACAAG GTGCGCTTCCTGGAGCAGCAGAACAAACTGCTGGAGACAAAGCTGCAGTTCTACCAGAACCGTGAGTGTTGCCAGAGCAACCTGGAGCCCCTGTTTGAGGGCTACATCGAGACTCTGCGGCGAGAGGCCGAGTGCGTGGAGGCCGACAGCGGGAGGCTGGCCTCAGAGCTCAACCACGTGCAGGAGGTGCTGGAGGGCTACAAGAAGAA GTACGAGGAGGAGGTTTCTCTGAGAGCAACAGCTGAGAACGAGTTTGTGGCTCTGAAGAAG GATGTGGACTGTGCCTACCTCCGCAAGTCAGACCTGGAGGCCAACGTGGAGGCCCTGATCCAGGAGATCGACTTCCTGAGGCGGCTGTACGAGGAG GAGATCCGCATTCTCCAATCCCACATCTCAGACACCTCTGTGGTTGTCAAGCTGGACAACAGCCGGGACCTGAACATGGACTGCATCGTCGCCGAGATTAAGGCACAGTATGACGACATTGTCACCCGCAGCCGGGCTGAGGCCGAGTCCTGGTACCGCAGCAAG TGTGAGGAGATGAAGGCCACGGTGATCAGGCACGGGGAGACCCTGCGCCGCACCAAGGAGGAGATCAATGAGCTGAACCGCATGATCCAGAGGCTGACAGCCGAGGTGGAGAACGCCAAGTGCCAG AATTCCAAGCTGGAGGCCGCTGTGGCCCAGTCTGAGCAGCAGGGTGAGGCGGCCCTCAGCGATGCCCGCTGCAAGCTGGCCGAGCTGGAGGGCGCCCTGCAGAAAGCCAAGCAGGACATGGCCTGCCTAATCAGGGAGTACCAGGAGGTGATGAACTCCAAGCTGGGCCTGGACATCGAGATCGCCACCTATAGGCGCCTGCTGGAGGGCGAGGAGCAGAG GCTATGTGAAGGCATTGGGGCTGTGAATGTCT GTGTCAGCAGCTCCCGGGGCGGGGTCGTGTGCGGAGACCTCTGTGTGTCAGGATCCCGGCCAGTGACTGGCAGTGTCTGCAGTGCTCCGTGCAACGGGAACGTGGCGGTGAGCACCGGCCTGTGTGCGCCTTGCGGCCAATTGAACACCACCTGCGGAGGGGGTTCCTGCGGCGTGGGCTCCTGTGGTATCAGCTCCTTGGGTGTGGGGTCTTGCGGCAACAGCTGCCGGAAATGTTAG
- the LOC103892046 gene encoding keratin, type II cuticular Hb6, with translation MTCGSYCGGRAFSCISACGPRPGRCCITAAPYRGISCYRGLPGGFGSRSLYGGFRAGSCGRSFGYRSGGVCGPSPPCITTVSVNESLLTPLNLEIDPNAQCVKQEEKEQIKSLNSRFAAFIDKVRFLEQQNKLLETKLQFYQNRECCQSNLEPLFEGYIETLRREAECVEADSGRLASELNHVQEVLEGYKKKYEEEVSLRATAENEFVALKKDVDCAYLRKSDLEANVEALIQEIDFLRRLYEEEIRILQSHISDTSVVVKLDNSRDLNMDCIIAEIKAQYDDIVTRSRAEAESWYRSKCEEMKATVIRHGETLRRTKEEINELNRMIQRLTAEVENAKCQNSKLEAAVAQSEQQGEAALSDARCKLAELEGALQKAKQDMACLIREYQEVMNSKLGLDIEIATYRRLLEGEEQRLCEGVGSVNVCVSSSRGGVVCGDLCASTTAPVVSTRVSSVPSNSNVVVGTTNACAPSTGVGVCGGSCKRC, from the exons ATGACTTGTGGATCTTACTGTGGTGGTCGCGCCTTCAGCTGCATCTCGGCCTGCGGGCCCCGGCCCGGCCGCTGCTGCATCACCGCTGCCCCTTACCGTGGCATCTCCTGCTACCGTGGCCTCCCTGGGGGCTTTGGCAGCCGCAGCTTGTACGGAGGCTTTCGGGCCGGCTCCTGCGGACGCAGCTTCGGCTACCGCTCCGGGGGCGTGTGCGGGCCCAGCCCCCCATGCATCACCACCGTGTCGGTCAACGAGAGCCTCCTCACGCCCCTCAACCTGGAGATCGACCCCAACGCGCAGTGCGtgaagcaggaggagaaggagcagaTCAAATCCCTCAACAGCAGGTTCGCGGCCTTCATCGACAAG GTGCGCTTCCTGGAGCAGCAGAACAAACTGCTGGAGACAAAGCTGCAGTTCTACCAGAACCGCGAGTGTTGCCAGAGCAACCTGGAGCCCCTGTTTGAGGGCTACATCGAGACTCTGCGGCGAGAGGCCGAGTGCGTGGAGGCCGACAGCGGGAGGCTGGCCTCAGAGCTCAACCACGTGCAGGAGGTGCTGGAGGGCTACAAGAAGAA GTATGAGGAGGAGGTTTCTCTGAGAGCAACAGCTGAGAACGAGTTTGTGGCTCTGAAAAAG GATGTGGACTGCGCCTACCTCCGCAAATCAGACCTGGAGGCCAACGTGGAGGCCCTGATCCAGGAGATCGACTTCCTGAGGCGGCTGTACGAGGAG GAGATCCGCATTCTCCAATCCCACATCTCAGACACCTCCGTGGTTGTCAAGCTGGACAACAGCCGGGACCTGAACATGGACTGCATCATTGCCGAGATCAAGGCACAGTACGATGACATTGTCACCCGCAGCCGGGCCGAGGCCGAGTCCTGGTACCGCAGCAAG TGTGAGGAGATGAAGGCCACGGTGATCAGGCACGGGGAGACTCTGCGCCGCACCAAGGAGGAGATCAACGAGCTGAACCGCATGATCCAGAGGCTGACAGCCGAGGTGGAGAACGCCAAGTGCCAG AATTCCAAGCTGGAGGCCGCTGTGGCCCAGTCTGAGCAGCAGGGTGAGGCGGCCCTCAGTGATGCCCGCTGCAAGCTGGCTGAGCTGGAGGGCGCCCTGCAGAAAGCCAAGCAGGACATGGCCTGCCTGATCAGGGAGTACCAGGAGGTGATGAACTCCAAGCTGGGCCTGGACATCGAGATCGCCACCTATAGGCGCCTGCTGGAGGGCGAGGAGCAGAG GCTGTGTGAAGGCGTCGGCTCGGTGAATGTCT GTGTCAGCAGCTCCCGCGGTGGCGTCGTCTGTGGCGATCTCTGCGCCTCCACTACTGCCCCTGTTGTCTCCACCAGAGTCAGTAGCGTCCCCAGCAACAGcaacgtggtggtgggcaccactAACGCCTGCGCCCCCTCCACCGGGGTTGGCGTCTGCGGCGGCAGCTGTAAGAGGTGCTAG